CCTCGCGCTCGCGGCCGTCGTAGCTGATCCAGCGGAGCGACAGGGTCTCGTCGGTGTCGTTGAGGAAGGTGACGCGCACCGGCTCGCCGCCGTGCAGCGATCGCCAGGGGATGTCCGCCTCGGGCGGCAGGTCGTTCATCTCCGCGACCGCCGAGGCCAGCGCCGCGCGCGCCCGCTCGAGCCCGGCCCGCGCCTCGTCGCGCTCCTGGGTCAGCGCCTCGAGGTGTCGCTCGTGCGCCTCGATGTCGTCACGGTAGGGCACGCGATCACGCGTTGACGGTGGGGCTCGTCGAGGCCCGCTCGGGGAGGCCGTCGCGCCACCGACGCGAGAGCGCGACCTCGTCCTGGTAGCGCGCGATCTCGCGCTGCTTCGTCTCGTCGTCCCAGCCGAGCAGCTTCGCCATCCGGTCCGCGATGACCGGCACGGCGCCGAGGCCCTGATCCGTGTCGCGGAAGAAGAGCTGCGTGCGGCGGATCAGCACGTCGCAGAGGGTGGCGGCCAGCTCGCGCTCCACCGCCCAGTCGACCTGCGCGAGGATCTCCGGCCGCGCCGGCACGAGCCGCTCGCCGAGCGATCGATCGGCGGCGACGCGCTTCGCGATGTCGAGCGCGCGCATGCCGTAGGTGTCTCCGAGGTTGCGCGCCACGTCGTCGGGCACGTGCGGATGGCCGGCCTTGCTGACGTCGTCCGCCACGGCCTCGTGGTCGTCGTCCGCGGGCCAGCCCCGGGCGCCGGGGAGCGGGTCCTTATCGGTCCGCGGGGCGTCCATCTCGAGCGCCTCGCCCGACAGCTCGATCAGGCGCGACGCGGTGTCGACCACCTCCGCCGCCATGCGCCGATAGGTCGTGAGCTTGCCGCCCGCGATGGTGATCAGCCCGTCGTGGCCGACCAGGATCTGGTGCTCGCGGCTCACGGCGGACTCGCTCAGCTCGCCGCCCTCGTCCTGCGGCGCCATGAGGGGGCGGATGCCGGCCCAGGTGCTCAGGACGTCGTCGCGCACGAGCTGATGCGCGGGGAAGTAGTGGTTGGCCGCGTCGATCAGATAGTCGACGTCCTCGAGGGTGGCCGCGACGTCGCCGGGGTCGCCCTCGTAGTCGGTGTCGGTGGTCCCGATGTAGGTGCGGTCGCCCCACGGGATGGCGAAGAGCACGCGCGAATCGGTGGGATGGAAGCAGACGACGGCGTTGTGGATGGGGAGCTTCTCGCGCTCGACCACCACGTGCACGCCCTTGGTGGGGCGCAGGATCGATCCGCTCGAGAGCGAGCGGCTCATCGAGATGGTCTGGTCGGTCCAGGGCCCCGTCGCGTTGATCACCGCGCGGGCCGAGACCTCGCGCAGCTCGCCGCCGAGCTCGTCCTTGATGACCACGCCCGTGATGCGGCCCTTGTCGTCCTTGACGAAGCTCGTGACCTTGCCCCACGTCGCGATCACGGCGCCCTTCTCGGCCGCGTCGAGCGCGGTCTCGAGGGTCAGGCGCGCGTCGTCGGTGGCGCAGTCGTAGTAGAGCGGCGCGCCCTTGAGGTTGCCGCGGTCCAGGGCGGGCTCGACCTCGGCCACGTCGCTCGGCTTGAGCTTGCGGGGGCGCTTGGGGGAGCGGAAGAGGGCGAGCCCCTCGTAGAGCCGGATGCCGGTGTGGATCATCCAGAGCGGCTTGCGCGCGCCCTTGTAGACGGGGAAGAGGAACCCCATCGGGTTGACGAGGTGGGGCGCGATGTCCTGCAGGATGCGCCGCTCGCTCACCGACTCGAAGACGAGGCTGAACTCGTACTGCTCGAGGTAGCGCAGGCCGCCGTGGATGAGCTTGCTCGAGCGGGAGCTGGTGCCGTAGGCGAGGTCGTTCATCTCGGCCACGGCCACCCGGAGCCCGCGCCGCGCCGCGTCCCGCGCGATCCCGGCCCCGGTGATCCCGCCTCCGATGACCAAGAGGTCGAAGGTCCCTTCGAGCTGATCCCACATCGCGCGGCGTGTCGACATGTCGCCGATCTAGCGCAAGAGCGCCCGGTGAACCACGCGCGGCACAGTGTGTCTCGGCACAGTGTGTCTCACTGGCCGTTTCGGGCGCCCTCGATGTCACGAGGCTCGGCCGCCCAGCGCTCATCTTCACCCCATCCCGCGCTGGCACCGGCCTTGCCAAGCCGGGGACGGACGGCGATCCCGTCGCACCACGACCCCCCGAACGGAGCTCTGCCTCATGCGACCCGTCCTCCTCTTCCTCCTCCTCCTCGTCATCGCCACCGTCGGTTGCGGCGCGCGCTCCGAGGAGCCAGACGCGGCCGCGGCCTCGGACGCCGCCACCACGGATTCGGACGCCGGGTCCGACGCCGGAGCGGCCCCCACCGCGTGCGAGCAGGTCGAGGCCATCGACCGCTCCTGCGCGTCGGACGACGACTGCGCCATCGGCCTCCACCAGACCGACTGCTGCGGCAGCGTCCTCGTCTTCGCCTACCGCGCGACCGAGCAGCCCATCTACGCCGCCCGCGAGTCCGAGTGTCAGGCCAGCTATCCCGCGTGCATGTGCGCGCCCATGTTCCCCGTCGCCGACTCCGGGGAGCCGGTCTCGGACTCGATGGACGCGCAGGCGGCGTGCGTGACGCGGGGCGGCGCGCGGCAGTGCCAGAGCTACGTGAGCATGCGGCCCGCCGACGAGCCGTGATCGTGCGCCCTCAGATCGGGGAGCGGCGCACGATGGTCTGCGAGCGATCGGGCCCGACGCTGATGAGGTCGATGGCGACCCCGCTCGTCGACTCGATCATCTCGATGTACTTGCGCGCGTTCTCGGGCAGCTCGTCGTACTCGCGGCAGTCGCCGAGCGGCTCGTCCCAGCCCTTGACCATCTCGGTGAGCGGCTGCATGCGCGAGGAGCCCTCGAAGGGCGGCTCGTCCCGCACGTTGCCGTCGAGCTCGTAGCCGACGCAGATCGGGATCTCGTCGATCCCGGTGAGCACGTCGAGCTTGGTCAGCGCGACCGAGTCGAAGCCGTTGACGCGCGCGGCGTAGCGCAGCACGGGCACGTCGAACATGCCGCAGCGGCGAGGGCGCGCGGTGACCGGGCTGAGCTCCCCGCCCACGTCCTGGAGCCGCTTCGCGAGCTCGCCCGTCAGCTCCGAGGGGAGCGGGCCGGAGCCGCTGCGCGTGACGTAGGCCTTGGCCACGCCGATGACCTTGTCGATGGCCTTCGGGGGGATCCCGGTGCCCGTGCAGGCGCCGCCCGCGACCGTCGAGGCGCTGACCACGAACGGGTAGTAGCCGTGGTGCAGGTCGACCATGCTCCCGAGCGCGCCCTCGATGACCACGCGCCGCTCGTCGCGCGCGAGGTCCATGATGAGCCGCCCGCCGTCGACGATGCGATGGCGCAGCTTCTCGCCGCACGACGCGAGCGCGTCGACGATCGGCTCCACCTCGGGCACCTCGGCGCCGAGCCCGAGCAGGACCACGCGGTTGGCCTCGAGGCTCGCCTTGACCTGCTGCAGCATGTAGCTCGGGTCGAGCAGGTCACCCACGCGCACGCCGCGGCGCGCGACGGCGTCGGAGTACGCGGGACCGACGCCTCGACGGGGCGCACCGGACGCGCCCTCGGCCTCGTCACGCAGTCGATCGATCTCGATGTGATGCGGCAGGACGACTTGTGCTCTCTGGTCGACCTTGAGCTCGCCCTTCAGGGCGCCGTGCGCTTCGAGCGAGGCGAGCTCCTCGAGCAGGAGGCGTGGGTCGAGCGCCATGCCCTGCGCGAGCAGGCACGTCCGCCCCATCTTCAGCGCGCCCGCGGGGAGCACGTGGAAGACCAGGCGCTCGGCGTCCGCCATGAGGCTCTGGCCAGGGTTGTATCCCCCGGCGTATTGCGCGACGAGCGCGGCCTCGGCGGCCAGATGCTCGACGATCTTCGACTTTCCTTCGTCGCCCCATTGGGCGCCGACCACGGCCACGACGGTCATGGGTACCTCCCGAGAGCGGCGAGAGTACCCAAGCCTGGGCCCGGGCGTCACGGCGCTCTCTCACTAAACTCGAGCTCAGTCTCGCCAGGCGACCTCGATCTGGCAGGCCGGATCGCCCCGCGTGCGGCAGCGGGTCTCTTCGGCGCGATCCATCTTCGCCCCGGTCAGGCTGCCCGCACCCTCGGCCCAGCCGGTGACGCTGAGGCAGTGCGCGGGGTGCGGGGTGTCGAGGTCGCGGATGGTCAGCCGCGCGCGGTGATCGCCCATCTCCACCTCGAGCGCTCCGCTGTCGTAGTGCACGCTCCAGAGCCGGGACGCCTTGCGGAGGATGAAGCCGACCGAGCCCAGCCGCAGGAAGATGCGATAGAGCGTGGGCAGGGTGACGGTCGCGCCGAAGCGGCCCATCTCGCGGCAGAGGCTCAGGTCGCCCGTGCCCAGCACCGCGTCCGCGTTCACGTTCAGGTCCACGAAGAGCTCGAACGGCACCCACGCGTGCGGGAGGATGCCCGTGTCCAGCAGCGCGCGATGCGCGGGGGCCAGCTGCTCCTTGATCGACTGATAGACGGCCTCGTCCGCGTGCTCGCGGATGTAGCGAACGCGCGACGTGACCGCGCTCCCTTTGACCTTGCCCACCTCGGCCGCCCCCGTCGCCAAGGTAGCGCAAGAGGCGGCCGGGATGCAGCCGGTCAGTCGCCGGGGCGCAGACCGTACGCGCCCGGATCCTGGAGGGGAGGCAGCGCGGTCTCGCGGATCTGGAGCGTGCGCACGGCCCACACGTCGTGGAACACGCGGTACTTCAGCGCCGTCTGATCCAGGTACTCCACGCCCGCCGAGCCGCCCGTGCCGGTGCGGCGCCCGATCATGCGCTCGACCATGCGGGCGTGCCGCTGCCGGAAGATCACGAAGGCCTGCTCGAGCTCCACGATCGAGTCGACCACCTCGCGCGGCCACGCCAGGAGCGGCAGCTCGCGGTAGCCCTCGATCAGCACGAGCGCCGCGCGCACGCGGGCCCGACGACGGCGCTCCTCCTCGGGGCGGTCTTCGGCCCGGAGGAACGCGGCCGCGGAGTCGGCGGTCTTCCGGTAGCGCTCGCCGAGGCGCTCTCGGTCGGCGGCGGTCAGGGCGTCGTGCTCGGCCAGCTGGCGCCCGCGCTCGGACTCCGCGCGGTGCGCTTCGAGGTACGCGTCGCGGAAGCGGGCCACGATGGCGTCGTCGTCGGGCTGCTCGGGGTGCGCGCCGTCGATGGGCGTGCGGTAGAGCCAGGCCTCGATGGCCTCCTTCAGGGAGGGGCGG
The Sandaracinaceae bacterium genome window above contains:
- the glpD gene encoding glycerol-3-phosphate dehydrogenase; protein product: MSTRRAMWDQLEGTFDLLVIGGGITGAGIARDAARRGLRVAVAEMNDLAYGTSSRSSKLIHGGLRYLEQYEFSLVFESVSERRILQDIAPHLVNPMGFLFPVYKGARKPLWMIHTGIRLYEGLALFRSPKRPRKLKPSDVAEVEPALDRGNLKGAPLYYDCATDDARLTLETALDAAEKGAVIATWGKVTSFVKDDKGRITGVVIKDELGGELREVSARAVINATGPWTDQTISMSRSLSSGSILRPTKGVHVVVEREKLPIHNAVVCFHPTDSRVLFAIPWGDRTYIGTTDTDYEGDPGDVAATLEDVDYLIDAANHYFPAHQLVRDDVLSTWAGIRPLMAPQDEGGELSESAVSREHQILVGHDGLITIAGGKLTTYRRMAAEVVDTASRLIELSGEALEMDAPRTDKDPLPGARGWPADDDHEAVADDVSKAGHPHVPDDVARNLGDTYGMRALDIAKRVAADRSLGERLVPARPEILAQVDWAVERELAATLCDVLIRRTQLFFRDTDQGLGAVPVIADRMAKLLGWDDETKQREIARYQDEVALSRRWRDGLPERASTSPTVNA
- a CDS encoding adenylosuccinate synthase, which encodes MTVVAVVGAQWGDEGKSKIVEHLAAEAALVAQYAGGYNPGQSLMADAERLVFHVLPAGALKMGRTCLLAQGMALDPRLLLEELASLEAHGALKGELKVDQRAQVVLPHHIEIDRLRDEAEGASGAPRRGVGPAYSDAVARRGVRVGDLLDPSYMLQQVKASLEANRVVLLGLGAEVPEVEPIVDALASCGEKLRHRIVDGGRLIMDLARDERRVVIEGALGSMVDLHHGYYPFVVSASTVAGGACTGTGIPPKAIDKVIGVAKAYVTRSGSGPLPSELTGELAKRLQDVGGELSPVTARPRRCGMFDVPVLRYAARVNGFDSVALTKLDVLTGIDEIPICVGYELDGNVRDEPPFEGSSRMQPLTEMVKGWDEPLGDCREYDELPENARKYIEMIESTSGVAIDLISVGPDRSQTIVRRSPI
- a CDS encoding tryptophan 2,3-dioxygenase family protein, producing the protein MTKPPTTYWDYIRVEQMLALQGGLEEDDAGLSNDEVLFITVHQIDELWFKLTLRELVTVRDLFAQERVPEQSLASAVRGIRRMALLFHQIAGHFALMETMTTRDYLAFRDKLSPASGFQSAQLREIEILMGLGDDDRIPLGHEHSYMQALRYPDGSESPASRRVEARLEDRPSLKEAIEAWLYRTPIDGAHPEQPDDDAIVARFRDAYLEAHRAESERGRQLAEHDALTAADRERLGERYRKTADSAAAFLRAEDRPEEERRRRARVRAALVLIEGYRELPLLAWPREVVDSIVELEQAFVIFRQRHARMVERMIGRRTGTGGSAGVEYLDQTALKYRVFHDVWAVRTLQIRETALPPLQDPGAYGLRPGD